From the genome of Spirochaetota bacterium, one region includes:
- a CDS encoding FecR domain-containing protein — translation MYRLVVLFILFTCFAIPFSLASQYVVDNAIGDVFVRNKGKTIGVEVGYVIKQGDTITTGRDSECYISIKNGYIKVEQNSSITFEQLDKIAKGFKSDNVRVSGSVILSVGGVFSKDKTLNIKTQTAFATVRGTEFVIDADSRSTVVYVLEGAVGVAPLLSLTEEELIRRAVDVRKGEKIEISEIDIINATTFIKEGNEEGYGIFLNGKKRFLIESEKERFNQRMKTLRELQKKRKEELERKKKEYLKDPSKMFE, via the coding sequence ATGTATAGATTAGTTGTGTTGTTTATCTTATTCACCTGCTTTGCGATACCGTTTTCTCTAGCGAGTCAATATGTAGTTGATAACGCAATAGGTGATGTATTCGTTAGGAACAAGGGTAAAACAATTGGTGTTGAAGTAGGATATGTAATAAAACAAGGCGATACCATAACTACAGGAAGAGATTCGGAATGCTATATTTCAATCAAAAATGGATACATAAAAGTTGAACAGAATTCTTCTATAACATTTGAACAACTTGATAAGATTGCTAAAGGCTTTAAAAGTGATAATGTTAGAGTATCTGGTAGCGTGATACTGTCAGTAGGTGGTGTGTTTTCAAAGGACAAGACTCTAAATATTAAGACACAGACTGCTTTTGCTACTGTCAGGGGAACTGAGTTTGTAATTGATGCCGATAGTAGATCAACAGTTGTTTATGTTCTTGAAGGAGCTGTAGGTGTTGCTCCTTTGCTATCATTAACCGAAGAGGAACTTATCCGTAGAGCAGTGGATGTGAGAAAAGGTGAGAAGATAGAAATATCGGAGATAGATATAATAAACGCAACAACATTCATCAAAGAAGGTAATGAAGAAGGTTATGGTATTTTCCTCAACGGAAAGAAAAGGTTCCTAATAGAATCGGAGAAGGAGAGGTTTAACCAGAGAATGAAAACATTAAGAGAACTTCAGAAGAAAAGAAAAGAGGAACTTGAGAGAAAGAAAAAAGAATACTTGAAAGATCCATCAAAGATGTTTGAATAG
- a CDS encoding NAD(P)H-dependent oxidoreductase subunit E, producing MVETKKPDTQTDKRWKILEGQLKLHQYRKDALIEILHKAQEAFGFLTDEVLTYIAKSLRLPKSYVYGVVTFYHFFKLKPQGKHVVVLCMGTACYVKGANKIVEYMKEKHGVDLGQTTKDGIVSFMSARCIGACGVAPAAMVDGVLEPYFSIEKLESKISEWRQENQ from the coding sequence ATGGTTGAGACCAAGAAACCTGATACGCAAACTGATAAAAGATGGAAGATACTAGAAGGTCAGTTAAAGTTACACCAGTATAGGAAGGATGCACTTATAGAAATATTACACAAAGCACAGGAGGCTTTCGGTTTTTTGACAGATGAAGTTCTGACTTACATTGCCAAATCTCTAAGGCTACCAAAATCTTATGTTTATGGTGTAGTCACATTCTATCACTTCTTTAAACTAAAGCCACAGGGTAAGCATGTTGTTGTTCTCTGTATGGGAACGGCCTGCTACGTCAAGGGAGCAAATAAAATAGTAGAGTATATGAAAGAAAAGCATGGAGTGGATTTGGGACAGACAACGAAGGATGGGATTGTTAGTTTTATGTCTGCAAGATGTATAGGTGCTTGTGGAGTAGCACCAGCAGCAATGGTTGATGGTGTCCTAGAGCCATATTTTTCAATTGAGAAACTAGAAAGCAAAATAAGTGAGTGGAGGCAAGAAAACCAGTAA
- the nadD gene encoding nicotinate (nicotinamide) nucleotide adenylyltransferase yields MKVILFGGTFDPPHIGHLVVAELSLEYLKADKVIFIPSKVSPFKANTKPLFSNEERLEMVRLSIQDNENFEVSNFEIMSNKEVSYTYLTIQHFTNEYPKDEFFLLIGGDNLKDFHKWRNYEFILTKVKLVVYPRFGYTTKVPKSLEEFKDRILFLNTPLIDISSTSIRERIIQGKDVRYFLHHKVYEYIKGKFR; encoded by the coding sequence ATGAAGGTAATACTCTTTGGGGGGACATTTGACCCCCCTCACATCGGACATCTCGTAGTAGCGGAGTTGTCATTAGAATACTTGAAAGCAGACAAAGTCATTTTCATACCTTCCAAAGTGTCTCCTTTCAAAGCAAACACAAAACCATTATTTTCTAACGAAGAGAGACTCGAGATGGTAAGATTATCAATACAAGATAACGAAAATTTTGAGGTATCCAACTTTGAGATAATGTCTAACAAAGAAGTATCTTACACTTACCTGACTATCCAGCATTTCACAAACGAATATCCTAAAGATGAGTTTTTTCTACTCATAGGTGGAGATAACCTTAAAGATTTTCATAAATGGAGAAACTACGAGTTCATACTAACGAAGGTTAAGTTGGTTGTGTATCCTCGTTTCGGCTACACTACCAAAGTTCCGAAGTCTCTTGAAGAGTTCAAAGATAGAATCTTGTTCCTCAACACACCTCTTATTGACATAAGTTCAACATCTATAAGAGAGAGGATTATTCAAGGTAAGGATGTAAGATACTTCCTTCACCACAAGGTTTATGAATATATAAAAGGTAAGTTTAGATAA
- a CDS encoding diadenylate cyclase, which produces MLPKLDTIKENLETFISEVLSLIFFYQSPGIETEIVSKDMVKKIKERTPGQNIYHYAIPKYKDKFVRVKVSYHRVESYTLPESIPSFFEFLMDDIVNKFLSGISDISSIMFSDKEEILRNISKRFINRLFEWLGYERFSSEKLFFLLNFLSNETYEGKKLESKIIFIPRNEKVDMVFTNQTEFDRRNYRVIRKILQLASSGKLVIVGYNDKIVGLSRISNYKEYRSILFQLREDFWEIMISDASLSKSRIPKELFERIEGIEFLPIIRFKNGFPETQRTSINKTMLRNIIKSTFKDIDEDKVKKLTKLITEVSVMDHGLILIITTQESAKYESERLSNRIFRIEPFKLIEDNSEVNRDIMSAITSIDGAIIADTDGICYGIGIILDGDVSSVEKPSRGSRYNSSLRYIESRNNNAIAIVLSDDGMFDIISPEDIQNKKMEEVIESLISQNIIVL; this is translated from the coding sequence ATGTTACCAAAGTTGGATACTATAAAGGAGAACCTAGAAACTTTTATTAGTGAAGTTTTATCGTTGATTTTCTTCTACCAGAGCCCCGGTATAGAGACTGAAATAGTTTCAAAGGATATGGTAAAGAAGATAAAAGAAAGAACTCCTGGTCAAAATATTTATCATTATGCGATACCTAAATACAAGGATAAGTTTGTAAGAGTTAAGGTTTCGTACCATAGGGTAGAGAGTTATACACTACCAGAGAGCATTCCCTCGTTCTTTGAGTTTCTAATGGATGATATTGTCAATAAGTTCTTAAGTGGTATTTCAGATATAAGCAGTATAATGTTTTCTGACAAAGAGGAAATATTGAGGAATATCTCAAAGCGTTTTATAAATCGTCTTTTTGAATGGCTTGGTTATGAAAGGTTTTCATCAGAAAAACTATTCTTTCTACTCAATTTTCTTTCTAATGAGACTTATGAAGGTAAAAAACTTGAAAGCAAGATAATATTTATTCCTAGAAATGAGAAGGTTGATATGGTATTCACAAATCAAACAGAGTTTGATAGGAGGAACTACCGAGTAATTAGAAAAATATTGCAACTTGCTAGTAGTGGGAAACTAGTCATAGTAGGATATAACGATAAAATAGTTGGATTATCAAGGATTAGTAATTATAAGGAATATAGGTCTATACTATTCCAACTTCGTGAAGACTTTTGGGAGATAATGATAAGTGATGCATCTCTATCAAAATCTAGGATTCCTAAAGAACTTTTTGAGAGGATTGAAGGTATAGAGTTTCTGCCTATAATAAGGTTCAAGAATGGTTTTCCTGAGACACAAAGGACCTCAATCAATAAGACTATGTTAAGGAATATCATCAAATCAACATTTAAAGATATAGACGAGGATAAGGTTAAAAAACTTACTAAACTTATAACTGAAGTGTCAGTTATGGATCATGGACTTATACTTATAATAACAACTCAAGAGTCTGCCAAATATGAGTCGGAAAGGCTTTCAAACAGGATATTTAGGATAGAACCATTCAAGTTAATAGAGGATAACAGTGAAGTTAATAGGGATATAATGTCTGCTATAACATCTATTGATGGTGCTATAATAGCCGATACCGATGGAATTTGTTATGGTATTGGGATAATACTTGATGGAGATGTATCATCCGTTGAAAAACCTTCAAGGGGTTCCAGATACAATTCTTCGTTGAGATACATTGAGAGTAGGAATAACAATGCTATCGCAATAGTATTATCTGATGACGGAATGTTTGATATAATTTCACCAGAAGATATACAAAATAAGAAGATGGAAGAAGTAATTGAATCTCTTATAAGTCAGAATATAATAGTTCTCTAA
- the map gene encoding type I methionyl aminopeptidase, protein MSNEIIIKDSEEIAKIRKASRIVAETLSYLENFIKPGISTLEIDRIAEDFILSRNGRPAFKGYSITDGKKVLRYNHSICASVNEIVIHGVPSKDVILKEGDIISIDVGVVYEGRYGDGARTYVVGNASQLKIKLSEVTRQALMVAIDMCRVGVRIGEISRAIYEYVRKNGFDVIRGYTGHGVGRYLHEAPPIPNYPVSMGPRLQKGMTIAIEPMVVSGTYKVVILEDGWSVCTLDRKPSAHWEHTILITDSLPEILTI, encoded by the coding sequence ATGTCAAATGAAATAATAATCAAAGATAGTGAAGAGATCGCAAAAATTAGAAAAGCTTCAAGGATTGTTGCCGAGACTCTCTCATATTTAGAGAATTTTATAAAACCTGGTATTTCTACATTAGAAATAGATCGGATAGCAGAGGATTTTATCCTTTCAAGAAATGGAAGACCTGCTTTTAAGGGGTATTCCATTACGGATGGTAAAAAAGTATTGAGGTATAACCACTCCATTTGTGCATCTGTAAATGAGATAGTCATTCATGGTGTTCCTTCAAAGGATGTAATACTCAAAGAAGGCGATATAATCTCAATAGATGTAGGTGTTGTGTATGAAGGAAGGTATGGTGATGGAGCAAGAACTTATGTCGTGGGTAATGCTTCTCAACTAAAAATCAAACTATCAGAAGTTACTAGACAAGCACTTATGGTAGCAATAGATATGTGTAGAGTAGGTGTTAGAATTGGAGAGATATCAAGAGCGATCTATGAGTACGTTAGAAAAAATGGTTTTGATGTCATAAGAGGATACACTGGGCACGGTGTAGGTAGGTATTTACACGAAGCACCACCTATACCTAACTATCCAGTCTCCATGGGGCCTAGATTGCAGAAGGGTATGACTATCGCTATTGAACCTATGGTTGTCTCTGGAACTTACAAAGTAGTGATACTTGAAGATGGTTGGTCTGTATGTACTCTTGATAGAAAACCGTCAGCACACTGGGAACATACTATACTCATAACTGACTCTCTACCGGAGATTTTGACTATTTGA
- a CDS encoding SpoVG family protein, which translates to MKITDVKVKKLPSDSRRPSKVRGIASVTFDGQFVVHNIKIVEGKGKLFVSMPSRRVGDQNKDIAHPITSEFRKELEDTILSHYNSI; encoded by the coding sequence ATGAAGATTACAGATGTAAAAGTCAAAAAACTGCCTAGTGACTCAAGGAGACCTAGCAAAGTCAGGGGTATTGCTTCCGTGACTTTTGATGGGCAGTTTGTGGTTCACAACATTAAGATCGTTGAAGGTAAGGGCAAACTCTTTGTCTCAATGCCTTCAAGGAGAGTTGGCGATCAAAACAAAGATATTGCGCATCCAATAACTTCAGAGTTTAGAAAGGAGTTAGAGGATACAATCCTATCACACTACAACTCTATCTAG
- the rfbD gene encoding dTDP-4-dehydrorhamnose reductase codes for MKVLLVGAYGQLGTEFRKFFESKSIEYIPVSKNKRDDKTLVADVSSMLSISKVFDTSRFDVIINCSAYNQVDKAETEGMNEAFSTNVIGVGNLAWISRIMDIPIIHYSTDYVFDGEKKSPYVEEDITNPLSKYGFTKLLGEKLLSEVWNKFICIRVSWVFGRGGETNFIRKLLEWSKKGSVKVSTDEVSSPTPTDVIVKVSWKLLEEQAFGLYHLSSEGECSRYEYAKFILDTLKWNGEISETTQSYFNLPAKRPKYSKLDPSKVKKITKIEIPHWKDSVYKYLKEEYNL; via the coding sequence ATGAAAGTCTTACTAGTAGGTGCTTATGGACAACTTGGAACGGAGTTTAGAAAATTCTTTGAAAGCAAAAGTATTGAATACATACCCGTAAGCAAGAATAAGAGAGACGATAAAACTCTAGTTGCTGATGTATCTAGTATGTTAAGCATTAGCAAAGTTTTTGACACAAGTAGGTTTGATGTTATTATAAACTGTTCTGCTTACAATCAGGTTGATAAAGCGGAAACTGAAGGTATGAATGAAGCGTTTAGCACAAACGTGATAGGCGTTGGGAATTTAGCTTGGATTTCTAGGATTATGGACATACCTATAATTCACTACTCAACGGACTATGTCTTTGATGGGGAGAAAAAATCTCCATATGTTGAGGAAGATATTACAAACCCTCTATCAAAGTATGGTTTCACTAAACTGCTTGGAGAAAAACTTCTATCGGAGGTCTGGAATAAGTTTATATGTATCAGAGTAAGTTGGGTTTTTGGGAGAGGAGGTGAGACAAATTTCATTAGAAAACTTCTGGAGTGGAGTAAAAAAGGTTCTGTTAAAGTTTCTACCGACGAGGTATCGTCACCAACTCCAACGGATGTAATAGTGAAAGTGAGTTGGAAACTACTTGAGGAACAAGCATTCGGTCTCTACCATCTCTCAAGTGAGGGAGAGTGTAGTAGGTATGAGTATGCTAAATTCATTCTAGACACGCTTAAGTGGAACGGTGAAATATCGGAAACAACGCAATCATACTTCAACCTACCTGCGAAAAGACCTAAGTATTCAAAACTTGACCCATCTAAGGTGAAAAAAATAACTAAAATTGAGATACCACATTGGAAGGATTCCGTATATAAATATTTGAAGGAGGAGTATAACTTATGA
- the ispE gene encoding 4-(cytidine 5'-diphospho)-2-C-methyl-D-erythritol kinase, with amino-acid sequence MKYTLLTSAKVNLGLTVVGKLPDGYHEIESIFLPISIYDKLECSFNLENNTKELKVIFENSLFESSEIPEDSRNIVWKVVEFVEKTLGVEMGFDIKIYKRIPTKAGLGGGSGNGGGVLLSLLRFLEENRLLKQDKKELILSSIHTIGSDIPFFLRKGGCIVRGKGEKIREVRGLVEVLKDYTVIVVYPNFSVSTAEAYRYISDNKLYDKHRWADEIASRIIRNQINIHNLRGLLKNTFELFIIDRVEKIKNEFYLLGALFAMMSGSGSSVYGVFDEGLDVERIIKKLSQRINLTNDRFFASRFVEAPVEFI; translated from the coding sequence ATGAAATACACTTTACTAACTTCAGCAAAAGTAAATCTTGGACTTACGGTTGTTGGCAAATTGCCTGATGGGTATCACGAGATTGAGAGCATATTTCTTCCTATTAGCATATACGATAAGTTAGAGTGTTCATTTAACCTAGAAAATAACACTAAGGAACTTAAAGTTATTTTTGAGAATAGTTTGTTTGAAAGTTCTGAAATACCTGAAGATAGTAGGAATATTGTTTGGAAAGTTGTTGAATTCGTTGAGAAAACATTAGGAGTGGAGATGGGTTTTGATATTAAGATTTACAAGAGGATTCCTACTAAAGCAGGTCTTGGTGGTGGTAGTGGTAATGGAGGGGGAGTATTGCTATCACTCCTTCGGTTTCTTGAAGAAAATAGGCTCTTGAAGCAGGACAAGAAAGAATTGATACTATCAAGTATCCACACTATAGGCTCTGATATTCCATTCTTTCTGCGCAAAGGAGGATGTATTGTGAGGGGTAAGGGTGAGAAGATAAGAGAAGTTAGAGGGCTTGTAGAGGTGCTCAAAGATTACACCGTCATCGTCGTGTATCCAAACTTTTCGGTATCAACTGCGGAAGCATACAGATACATATCGGATAACAAACTCTACGATAAGCACAGGTGGGCTGATGAAATAGCAAGTAGAATAATTCGGAATCAAATTAATATTCATAATTTAAGAGGTTTGTTGAAAAACACATTTGAATTGTTCATAATAGACAGAGTTGAAAAAATAAAGAACGAGTTTTACTTATTGGGAGCGTTGTTTGCAATGATGAGTGGTAGTGGTTCGTCGGTTTATGGTGTTTTTGATGAGGGATTGGATGTTGAGAGAATAATTAAAAAACTATCGCAGAGAATCAATTTAACAAATGATAGATTTTTTGCTTCTAGGTTTGTAGAAGCACCTGTTGAATTTATCTAA
- the rsmG gene encoding 16S rRNA (guanine(527)-N(7))-methyltransferase RsmG: protein MNIISELEKVGIYNYELLEDKVNRYLDTLFEWNNTTNLTSVGRDEFLKKHFLFSYNFKQLIEAYENIFDFGSGNGVPGIPLSLVFPNKKFILVENKKRKIAFLEYVIDVLSLKNVEVIDSSVAKPLKEYLSNFCVVTKAFNDIKAIRKFFNTNFTLFLPSSKGIEDKKTKVLSVSSPKIGDTGRIVFYHIEVFI, encoded by the coding sequence ATGAACATTATAAGCGAACTAGAGAAGGTAGGTATATACAATTACGAGTTGCTTGAAGATAAAGTCAATAGGTATCTGGATACTCTCTTTGAATGGAATAACACTACAAATCTGACATCCGTTGGCAGGGATGAGTTTCTTAAAAAGCATTTTCTTTTTTCATACAACTTTAAACAGCTTATAGAGGCATACGAGAATATCTTTGATTTTGGTAGTGGCAACGGCGTTCCTGGAATACCTTTGAGTTTAGTATTCCCTAACAAGAAATTTATCCTTGTTGAGAATAAAAAGAGGAAGATAGCGTTTCTTGAGTATGTTATAGATGTTTTATCACTTAAGAATGTTGAAGTTATTGACTCTTCAGTGGCAAAACCACTGAAAGAGTATCTATCCAACTTTTGTGTTGTAACAAAGGCATTCAACGATATAAAAGCAATCCGAAAATTTTTCAATACAAACTTCACTCTTTTTCTTCCATCTAGTAAAGGTATTGAAGACAAAAAGACCAAAGTCTTGAGCGTGTCTTCTCCTAAGATTGGAGATACTGGGAGGATAGTTTTTTACCATATAGAGGTTTTTATTTAA
- the rfbB gene encoding dTDP-glucose 4,6-dehydratase: protein MKLLVTGCAGFIGTNFVYYYLRKHKDSLIVGLDKLTYAGNLENLSKLDEDSRKRFVFVKGDIINSELVNHLFTLYDFDVVVNFAAESHVDRSIFDPHIFIQTNVLGVQSLLSVAMDHWRVGERWKGNKLFVQVSTDEVYGSLGPEGYFTETTPLDPHSPYSASKAGGDLIAKSYYDTFGMPVVITRCSNNYGPYQFPEKLIPLMIWNCLNHKELPVYGDGKNIRDWLYVEDHCIAIDLVIQKGRIGEVYNIGGHNERENIYVVKKIIEILRKKTSDDRINESLIKFVKDRPGHDRRYAMDPTKIMNELGWKHTLSFEEGLEITIDWYLNNLDWVRNVISGEYLKFYEKNYTNR, encoded by the coding sequence ATGAAACTTCTTGTTACGGGATGTGCTGGATTTATTGGGACTAACTTCGTTTATTACTACTTGAGAAAACACAAGGATAGCCTGATAGTAGGTCTTGATAAGCTCACATACGCTGGTAACCTTGAAAACCTTTCAAAACTTGATGAAGACAGTAGAAAAAGATTTGTTTTTGTAAAAGGAGATATAATTAATTCTGAACTTGTCAATCATCTTTTCACTCTATACGACTTTGATGTTGTTGTGAATTTTGCCGCAGAGTCGCATGTTGATAGGTCAATATTTGACCCTCATATATTCATACAGACGAATGTTTTAGGTGTTCAGAGCTTATTAAGCGTTGCTATGGACCATTGGAGAGTCGGAGAGAGGTGGAAAGGGAATAAGTTATTTGTCCAAGTATCAACCGACGAAGTTTACGGATCGCTGGGACCTGAAGGATACTTTACTGAAACAACCCCTCTTGACCCACATAGCCCATACTCGGCAAGTAAAGCAGGAGGAGACTTAATTGCTAAAAGTTATTACGATACCTTTGGTATGCCTGTTGTAATAACAAGATGTTCCAATAACTATGGACCTTATCAATTTCCAGAGAAACTCATACCTCTAATGATTTGGAACTGCCTAAATCACAAAGAATTACCTGTTTATGGTGATGGTAAAAATATAAGAGATTGGCTTTATGTTGAGGATCATTGTATAGCGATAGACCTAGTAATACAGAAAGGTAGGATAGGTGAAGTTTATAACATAGGGGGACACAACGAGAGAGAAAACATATATGTTGTGAAGAAAATAATAGAGATTTTAAGGAAGAAAACCTCCGATGATAGGATAAATGAGAGTCTCATAAAGTTTGTCAAAGATAGACCAGGACACGACAGACGCTATGCGATGGACCCAACAAAGATTATGAATGAACTAGGATGGAAACATACTCTCTCCTTTGAAGAAGGACTTGAAATTACAATTGATTGGTATCTCAACAATCTTGATTGGGTCAGGAATGTAATATCAGGTGAGTATCTAAAGTTCTACGAAAAGAACTACACAAATAGGTAG